One window from the genome of Artemia franciscana chromosome 12, ASM3288406v1, whole genome shotgun sequence encodes:
- the LOC136034051 gene encoding zinc finger protein OZF-like isoform X2 translates to METPTMLGITAIKQASSDTNMSNQGCGLPSMPGLAKLCLKNEMTLDCQNEMPSHIDVCTGKDVAKQEISHTGKTPFECDIYKKRLTESGRISRHQRTLTRVKAFECDICQKTFHKKAKLFTHQKTHTSEKPFECDICKKCYAGKSGLFYHKRTHTGEKPFECDICKKCYVVKFGLLYHKRTHTGEKPFKCDLCKKGFTSSSSLSNHQRTHTGENPFECDICKKHFTTKGSLSDHQRTHTGDKPFECNICGKAFCQKATLFVHQRTHTGEKPFECGICKKRFASSTNLSAHQRTHTGEKPFECDICVKKFRNKANLFIHKRTHTGEKPFECYICKKRVATSRSLSDHQLTHTGERPFECDICVKKFHKKANLFIHKRTHTGEKSFECHICKKRIATSRSLSDHQRTHTGEKPFECNICDKKFRQKSNLSTHQRTHTG, encoded by the exons ATGGAAACACCCACAATGTTGGGCATCACTGCTATTAAGCAAG CGTCTTCTGATACTAATATGAGCAATCAAGGATGTGGATTACCTAGCATGCCAGGTCTTGCAAAACTATGTCTGAAGAATGAAATGACTTTGGACTGTCAAAATGAGATGCCAAGTCACATAGATGTATGTACTGGAAAAGATGTGGCCAAACAGGAAATTTCTCATACTGGAAAAACACCTTTCGAatgtg atatatataagaaaCGATTAACCGAAAGTGGCAGGATATCTCGTCATCAAAGAACTCTTACTAGAGTAAAAGCTTTCGAATGTGATATATGTCAgaaaacatttcacaaaaaagCCAAGCTATTCACTCATCAAAAAACTCATACTAGCGAAAAACCGTTTGAATGCGATATATGTAAGAAATGTTATGCAGGAAAATCCGGTCTATTTTATCACAAAAGAACTCATAcaggagaaaaacctttcgaatGTGATATATGTAAGAAATGTTATGTAGTAAAATTCGGTTTATTGTATCACAAAAGAACTCATACAGGAGAAAAACCCTTCAAATGTGATTTATGTAAGAAAGGTTTTACTTCGAGTTCCAGTTTATCCAATCACCAACGAACTCATACGGGGGAAAACCCTTTTGAATGTGATATTTGTAAGAAACATTTTACTACAAAGGGAAGTTTATCTGatcatcaaagaactcatactggagatAAACCTTTTGAATGTAATATATGTGGCAAAGCATTCTGCCAAAAAGCCACCCTATTTGttcatcaaagaactcatactggagaaaagcCTTTCGAATGTGGTATATGTAAGAAACGTTTTGCTTCAAGTACCAATTTATCCGCTCATCagagaactcatactggagaaaaaccttttgaatgtgaTATATGTGTGAAAAAATTCCGCAACAAAGCCAACCTATTTATTCACaaaagaactcatactggagaaaaacctttcgaatgttatatttgtaaaaaacgTGTTGCTACAAGTAGAAGTTTATCTGATCATCAGCtaactcatactggagaaagaccttttgaatgtgatatatgtgtaaaaaaattccacaaaaaagCCAACCTATTTATTCATaaaagaactcatactggagaaaaatcTTTCGAATGTCATATTTGTAAAAAACGTATTGCTACAAGTAGAAGTTTATCTGATCATCagagaactcatactggagaaaaaccttttgaatgtaaTATATGTGATAAAAAATTTcgccaaaaaagtaatttatccACTCATCAAAGGACTCATACAGgataa
- the LOC136034051 gene encoding zinc finger protein OZF-like isoform X1 — protein METPTMLGITAIKQETGDTSSNDDKDIFGSTNHLLLMKQEAKLFAISPGIYGDFQHNVDHLKLESNIDGDSASSDTNMSNQGCGLPSMPGLAKLCLKNEMTLDCQNEMPSHIDVCTGKDVAKQEISHTGKTPFECDIYKKRLTESGRISRHQRTLTRVKAFECDICQKTFHKKAKLFTHQKTHTSEKPFECDICKKCYAGKSGLFYHKRTHTGEKPFECDICKKCYVVKFGLLYHKRTHTGEKPFKCDLCKKGFTSSSSLSNHQRTHTGENPFECDICKKHFTTKGSLSDHQRTHTGDKPFECNICGKAFCQKATLFVHQRTHTGEKPFECGICKKRFASSTNLSAHQRTHTGEKPFECDICVKKFRNKANLFIHKRTHTGEKPFECYICKKRVATSRSLSDHQLTHTGERPFECDICVKKFHKKANLFIHKRTHTGEKSFECHICKKRIATSRSLSDHQRTHTGEKPFECNICDKKFRQKSNLSTHQRTHTG, from the exons ATGGAAACACCCACAATGTTGGGCATCACTGCTATTAAGCAAG AAACTGGAGATACATCCTCAAATGATGATAAGGATATATTTGGAAGTACAAATCACTTGCTATTAATGAAACAAGAAGCCAAACTTTTTGCTATTTCTCCTGGTATCTATGGTGATTTTCAACATAACGTTGACCATCTTAAATTGGAGTCGAATATTGACGGGGACAGTG CGTCTTCTGATACTAATATGAGCAATCAAGGATGTGGATTACCTAGCATGCCAGGTCTTGCAAAACTATGTCTGAAGAATGAAATGACTTTGGACTGTCAAAATGAGATGCCAAGTCACATAGATGTATGTACTGGAAAAGATGTGGCCAAACAGGAAATTTCTCATACTGGAAAAACACCTTTCGAatgtg atatatataagaaaCGATTAACCGAAAGTGGCAGGATATCTCGTCATCAAAGAACTCTTACTAGAGTAAAAGCTTTCGAATGTGATATATGTCAgaaaacatttcacaaaaaagCCAAGCTATTCACTCATCAAAAAACTCATACTAGCGAAAAACCGTTTGAATGCGATATATGTAAGAAATGTTATGCAGGAAAATCCGGTCTATTTTATCACAAAAGAACTCATAcaggagaaaaacctttcgaatGTGATATATGTAAGAAATGTTATGTAGTAAAATTCGGTTTATTGTATCACAAAAGAACTCATACAGGAGAAAAACCCTTCAAATGTGATTTATGTAAGAAAGGTTTTACTTCGAGTTCCAGTTTATCCAATCACCAACGAACTCATACGGGGGAAAACCCTTTTGAATGTGATATTTGTAAGAAACATTTTACTACAAAGGGAAGTTTATCTGatcatcaaagaactcatactggagatAAACCTTTTGAATGTAATATATGTGGCAAAGCATTCTGCCAAAAAGCCACCCTATTTGttcatcaaagaactcatactggagaaaagcCTTTCGAATGTGGTATATGTAAGAAACGTTTTGCTTCAAGTACCAATTTATCCGCTCATCagagaactcatactggagaaaaaccttttgaatgtgaTATATGTGTGAAAAAATTCCGCAACAAAGCCAACCTATTTATTCACaaaagaactcatactggagaaaaacctttcgaatgttatatttgtaaaaaacgTGTTGCTACAAGTAGAAGTTTATCTGATCATCAGCtaactcatactggagaaagaccttttgaatgtgatatatgtgtaaaaaaattccacaaaaaagCCAACCTATTTATTCATaaaagaactcatactggagaaaaatcTTTCGAATGTCATATTTGTAAAAAACGTATTGCTACAAGTAGAAGTTTATCTGATCATCagagaactcatactggagaaaaaccttttgaatgtaaTATATGTGATAAAAAATTTcgccaaaaaagtaatttatccACTCATCAAAGGACTCATACAGgataa